In the genome of Candidatus Paceibacterota bacterium, the window TTGTTGACTCAGAGCGAGGTGAGGAGATGCTCGAGTCTGATGTTATTAACAAATACCTTGAGGAGCACTACGGCCCTGAGGTAGAAAGCAACGAATAGCGATGTACGTCCGAGTACGAGCGCATCCCGATGCTAAGAAGGAGTTGATCCTCAAAGAGTCGGACTCCGAATACACAATCTCGGTCAAAGAAAAGGCAGAGCGGAATCAAGCAAATAAGCGCATTATTGAGATTATTGCCGAGGAATTTAACATTCCGACAAATCGGGTTAAAATGATTACAGGGCATCGCTCACCGCGGAAGATTATCAGTATAGAGTAAATTTTTATGCAAAGCACTATCAAAACAACTAATTATGAGATGACTCCTGATGTGTCTGCGTACATTGACGAGAAATTCGTCACGTTTGAGAAATATATCAGCAAGGACGACGAGAGTGTAAAGTGTGACATTGAA includes:
- a CDS encoding DUF167 domain-containing protein, producing the protein MYVRVRAHPDAKKELILKESDSEYTISVKEKAERNQANKRIIEIIAEEFNIPTNRVKMITGHRSPRKIISIE